One genomic segment of Suricata suricatta isolate VVHF042 chromosome 16, meerkat_22Aug2017_6uvM2_HiC, whole genome shotgun sequence includes these proteins:
- the LOC115279875 gene encoding zinc finger protein OZF-like, producing the protein MAGSQGLLTFRDVAIEFSQEEWGCLSYSQRELYRDVMLENYRHVLFLGLVVSKPDLVIFLEQQRELWDVKRKKIIASYPAELSNDTERLLPKMFIETAFQRMSVNRYKHSVLENGHFMMDWNKDGKSEGHQIYLGTPFPENNYECNKNGEVFDQSTNLIIHKSIHLGENPSKYNECGKILNQSFSVGDQKKILVGQNPYSCNEPGNMLSQSSRLHVNKTIHTGQKGYICKECDKAFNGHSALIQHQRVHTGETPYECEECGKTFNYGSSVNGHRLIHTGEEPYTHKKCGMAFTQNSPLTGDQKTHTEEKPYQCQKCGKAFKRPSALNQHHQIHTGEKPYQCQECGKAFSWPSKLTKHHRIHTGEKPYRCKDCGKAFKWPSALSQHHRIHTGKRPYQCMECGRAFKSSSALNQHHPIHTGEKPYQCKECGKAFTHTSGLTKHHRIHTGEKPYQCQECGKAFTQHIHLIGHHRVHTGEKPYKCQECGKFFKWLSDFNHHHRIHTGEKPYQCKVCGKAFNWPSAFKTHCRIHTGEKPYQCQECGKAFIQLTHLIQHHRIHTGLKLLKC; encoded by the exons ggactgctgaccttcagggatgtggccattgaattctctcaggaggagtggggatgcctgagcTACAGCCAGCGGGAACTGTACagggatgtgatgttagagaactACAGACACGTGCTCTTCTTGG GTCTTGTTGTGTCAAAGCCggacctggtcatctttttggaacaacagagggagctatgggatgtgaagagaaagaagatcaTAGCTTCATACCCAG CTGAACTTTCAAATGATACTGAGAGGCTCCTTCCAAAGATGTTCATAgaaactgctttccaaagaatGTCAGTGAATAGATATAAACATAGTGTCCTTGAGAATGGACACTTCATGATGGATTGGAACAAGGATGGCAAGAGTGAAGGGCATCAAATATATCTGGGGACTCCTTTTCCAGAGAACAAttatgaatgtaataaaaatggggAGGTCTTTGATCAAAGCACCAACCTTATTATACATAAGAGCATACATTTGGGAGAGAATCCTtctaaatataatgaatgtgggaaaatacTTAACCAGTCCTTCAGTGTTGGTGATCAAAAGAAGATTCTTGTGGGACAAAACCCATACTCATgcaatgaacctgggaacatGCTTAGTCAGTCATCAAGATTACACGTAAATAAGACAATCCATACTGGACAGAAAGGTTACATTTGTAAGGAGTGTGACAAAGCCTTCAATGGGCACTCAGCACTAATTCAACATCAGCGAGTGCACACTGGAGAAACACCATATGAATGTGAAGAATGTGGTAAAACCTTTAATTATGGCTCATCAGTAAATGGACATAGACTAATCCATACAGGAGAGGAAccttacacacataaaaaatgtgggaTGGCCTTTACCCAAAACTCACCTCTTACTGGAGATCAAAAAACCCATACTgaagagaaaccttaccaatgtcaaaaatgtggcaaggcctttaagaGGCCCTCGGCCCTTAATCAACATCACCAGatccatactggagaaaaaccttaccaatgtcaagaatgtggcaaggcctttagctGGCCATCAAAGCTTACCAAACATCACcgaatccacactggagagaaaccttaccgaTGTAAAGACTGTGGCAAAGCCTTTAAGTGGCCCTCAGCCCTTAGTCAACATCATAGAATCCATACTGGAAAGAGACCTTATCAATGTATGGAATGTGGCAGGGCCTTTAAATCGTCCTCAGCCCTTAATCAACATCACccaatccatactggagagaaaccttaccaatgtaaagaatgtggcaaggcctttactcacACCTCAGgccttaccaaacatcacagaatccatactggagagaaaccttaccaatgtcaagaatgtggcaaggcttTTACCCAGCACATACACCTTATTGGACATCACAGagtccatactggagagaaaccttacaaatgtcaagaatgtggcaagttcTTTAAGTGGCTCTCAGACTTTAACCATCATCAccgaattcatactggagagaaaccttatcaATGTAAAgtatgtggcaaggcctttaactGGCCCtcagcttttaaaacacattgcagaatccatactggagaaaaaccttaccaatgtcaagaatgtggcaaggcctttatccAACTAACACATCTTATTcagcatcacagaattcatactggattGAAACTCTTAAAATGTTAG